One stretch of Oryzias latipes chromosome 7, ASM223467v1 DNA includes these proteins:
- the LOC105354459 gene encoding uncharacterized protein LOC105354459 isoform X1 yields MRVCQSLICCLFLTALQDRDSLVDAETNIYTKREGEDITVRCYLKFSGSRKLLCKETCEEGNILIDTTSNEDQRGRYSIKYEYHLIGSSILDVTITKLTKSDSGWYRCKLCEGWSPDSEDNLKLIVTEASVTSAPTRTVELSPTTQISSIMTTTTTTTTATTTATTTRSLNSTSSSHQTKNQDRSGLLLYVGLTLVGLISMFSVALLIFCRSRRFKQKKAPSSETQCSNVTLPNQEYEEIRENMSPPLVISTVYSNVKYKKGKKSDGKHVYSVFDYPQGNVEDSSTEYSMIQFPNSTSPSSAPCGHIENDIYSSV; encoded by the exons ATGAGAGTCTGTCAGAGTCTGATCTGTTGTCTCTTCCTGA cagctctgcaggacAGAGACTCTCTTGTTGATGCAGAAACCAACATCTACACAAAACGTGAAGGAGAAGACATCACTGTTAGATGTTATCTTAAATTTTCAGGGAGCAGAAAGCTGCTCTGTAAGGAAACATGTGAAGAAGGAAACATTCTCATAGACACAACTAGtaatgaagatcagagaggaagatacAGCATTAAATATGAATATCACCTTATTGGATCAAGTATTTTAGATGTGACGATCACTAAACTCACAAAGTCAGACTCAGGTTGGTACAGATGTAAGTTATGTGAAGGATGGAGTCCAGATTCAGAAGACAACTTAAAATTAATCGTTACAGAAG CTTCAGTAACTTCAGCTCCAACCAGGACTGTAGAACTTTCTCCTACAACACAGATCTCCTCTAttatgacaacaacaacaacaacaacaacagcaacaacaacagcaacaacaacaaggaGTTTAAACTCTACATCATCTTCACATCAAACCAAAAATCAAGACAGATCAG GTCTGCTGCTGTATGTGGGTCTGACTCTGGTGGGCTTGATCTCCATGTTTTCAGTAGCTTTGCTGATTTTCTGCAGGAGTCGGAGATTCAAGCAGAAAAAGG CTCCTTCTTCAGAAACACAGTGTTCTAACGTCACTCTG CCCAACCAGGAGTACGAGGAGATCAGGGAGAACATGTCGCCTCCTTTGGTAATATCTACAGTGTACTCTAACGTAAAATAtaagaaaggaaagaaatctGACGGCAAACATGTGTACAGTGTCTTCGACTATCCTCAGGGCAAT gttgAAGACTCCTCCACTGAATACTCTATGATCCAATTCCCCAACTCCACTTCACCCAGCAGCGCCCCTTGTGGTCAcatagaaaatgacatttaCTCATCTGTTTAG
- the LOC105354459 gene encoding uncharacterized protein LOC105354459 isoform X3 encodes MRVCQSLICCLFLTLQDRDSLVDAETNIYTKREGEDITVRCYLKFSGSRKLLCKETCEEGNILIDTTSNEDQRGRYSIKYEYHLIGSSILDVTITKLTKSDSGWYRCKLCEGWSPDSEDNLKLIVTEASVTSAPTRTVELSPTTQISSIMTTTTTTTTATTTATTTRSLNSTSSSHQTKNQDRSGLLLYVGLTLVGLISMFSVALLIFCRSRRFKQKKAPSSETQCSNVTLPNQEYEEIRENMSPPLVISTVYSNVKYKKGKKSDGKHVYSVFDYPQGNVEDSSTEYSMIQFPNSTSPSSAPCGHIENDIYSSV; translated from the exons ATGAGAGTCTGTCAGAGTCTGATCTGTTGTCTCTTCCTGA ctctgcaggacAGAGACTCTCTTGTTGATGCAGAAACCAACATCTACACAAAACGTGAAGGAGAAGACATCACTGTTAGATGTTATCTTAAATTTTCAGGGAGCAGAAAGCTGCTCTGTAAGGAAACATGTGAAGAAGGAAACATTCTCATAGACACAACTAGtaatgaagatcagagaggaagatacAGCATTAAATATGAATATCACCTTATTGGATCAAGTATTTTAGATGTGACGATCACTAAACTCACAAAGTCAGACTCAGGTTGGTACAGATGTAAGTTATGTGAAGGATGGAGTCCAGATTCAGAAGACAACTTAAAATTAATCGTTACAGAAG CTTCAGTAACTTCAGCTCCAACCAGGACTGTAGAACTTTCTCCTACAACACAGATCTCCTCTAttatgacaacaacaacaacaacaacaacagcaacaacaacagcaacaacaacaaggaGTTTAAACTCTACATCATCTTCACATCAAACCAAAAATCAAGACAGATCAG GTCTGCTGCTGTATGTGGGTCTGACTCTGGTGGGCTTGATCTCCATGTTTTCAGTAGCTTTGCTGATTTTCTGCAGGAGTCGGAGATTCAAGCAGAAAAAGG CTCCTTCTTCAGAAACACAGTGTTCTAACGTCACTCTG CCCAACCAGGAGTACGAGGAGATCAGGGAGAACATGTCGCCTCCTTTGGTAATATCTACAGTGTACTCTAACGTAAAATAtaagaaaggaaagaaatctGACGGCAAACATGTGTACAGTGTCTTCGACTATCCTCAGGGCAAT gttgAAGACTCCTCCACTGAATACTCTATGATCCAATTCCCCAACTCCACTTCACCCAGCAGCGCCCCTTGTGGTCAcatagaaaatgacatttaCTCATCTGTTTAG
- the LOC105354459 gene encoding uncharacterized protein LOC105354459 isoform X5, producing MRVCQSLICCLFLTALQDRDSLVDAETNIYTKREGEDITVRCYLKFSGSRKLLCKETCEEGNILIDTTSNEDQRGRYSIKYEYHLIGSSILDVTITKLTKSDSGWYRCKLCEGWSPDSEDNLKLIVTEASVTSAPTRTVELSPTTQISSIMTTTTTTTTATTTATTTRSLNSTSSSHQTKNQDRSGLLLYVGLTLVGLISMFSVALLIFCRSRRFKQKKAPSSETQCSNVTLPNQEYEEIRENMSPPLVEDSSTEYSMIQFPNSTSPSSAPCGHIENDIYSSV from the exons ATGAGAGTCTGTCAGAGTCTGATCTGTTGTCTCTTCCTGA cagctctgcaggacAGAGACTCTCTTGTTGATGCAGAAACCAACATCTACACAAAACGTGAAGGAGAAGACATCACTGTTAGATGTTATCTTAAATTTTCAGGGAGCAGAAAGCTGCTCTGTAAGGAAACATGTGAAGAAGGAAACATTCTCATAGACACAACTAGtaatgaagatcagagaggaagatacAGCATTAAATATGAATATCACCTTATTGGATCAAGTATTTTAGATGTGACGATCACTAAACTCACAAAGTCAGACTCAGGTTGGTACAGATGTAAGTTATGTGAAGGATGGAGTCCAGATTCAGAAGACAACTTAAAATTAATCGTTACAGAAG CTTCAGTAACTTCAGCTCCAACCAGGACTGTAGAACTTTCTCCTACAACACAGATCTCCTCTAttatgacaacaacaacaacaacaacaacagcaacaacaacagcaacaacaacaaggaGTTTAAACTCTACATCATCTTCACATCAAACCAAAAATCAAGACAGATCAG GTCTGCTGCTGTATGTGGGTCTGACTCTGGTGGGCTTGATCTCCATGTTTTCAGTAGCTTTGCTGATTTTCTGCAGGAGTCGGAGATTCAAGCAGAAAAAGG CTCCTTCTTCAGAAACACAGTGTTCTAACGTCACTCTG CCCAACCAGGAGTACGAGGAGATCAGGGAGAACATGTCGCCTCCTTTG gttgAAGACTCCTCCACTGAATACTCTATGATCCAATTCCCCAACTCCACTTCACCCAGCAGCGCCCCTTGTGGTCAcatagaaaatgacatttaCTCATCTGTTTAG